Part of the Lytechinus variegatus isolate NC3 chromosome 16, Lvar_3.0, whole genome shotgun sequence genome, cacaacaggagtaaaaaaaagaattccaaTTATTTTAGCAAAATGTGAAGTTTTTTTACAAGCAAATATCTTtacttcatacatgtaggttgctCTTTAATTCTTCTTTCAAATATAGATTGGAAATTGCTTCATAATGTAAATTTACATAAGATAGGGGGGCCGGGTTGGGCATGGGCGTGGAGTATTTTGGAAGTGGTGTACATGGATATACTTTTGAACAAACCCTGAAACatgacatcatacatgtaaagagctgaaattaaaatcaagcaATCAAATGAGATATGCAAAGGCCATACATGTAGCCACCGCCCATTTCCTTGACTTCAATGCGCCTGCCATTTGCCTTGCCTTGGTGATttattgtgcatttttttaaatatattgtgCTGGAATATCTTTCCTAAAGAGTAAAGAGGCTTTGTcctaacaaatattaaaatccaAGCCGCGAACATTTTTTGAACAATAAACTGTTGTGCAACTTGTGTTTTGTCGTCCAAACCACTTCTGACAAGATACATACAACATGTAAAGGGTTTTTGTACAATTATTGTATGTAGTGCTTGTAACACAATGTACCTGGCTTCATTACAATAAAGAGGGCATGCAGTATTACAAGGCAATAAAATGAACTGCAAGGCATGTGTAGTTCAAGCATGTAATTTGACATTTACATGCACTTCATAGCATGCAGTTAACTATGAAGATCATAAAATTGCTCCTTGCATTTTCCTTCATTGAGATATTGCTTTTGACATTTATACACAGTGGCAAATGAGATCAAACCAAATTGATCCAAATTTTGACGAGTATATTCTGTTACAGTACCATTCCAAATAGCATCATTACAATGTACAACTCAGATAATTTTCATAAGAATGAATCTTGTGATTTTATCTTTTGgctctttatcataaattatatCCACTGTTACAAGATGGATTAAAGAAATACAAAGAGACTGAAAGAATTAGAAAATATGTTGTACCTGGGTTGtgcatttcataaagctttttttCCAATATTCCTGTGTGCATGACCTTTCAAAAGACTGGAATTGAGCAATATGTATTAGATACAGTACCTTTCTTTTATCATATTCTACATGAGGGATGAATTTTCTAATAAATGCCTGTCACATTTTGATGGATCATAAATTAACATGTTGATGACTGAATTCTTGGATTCCCATAAGTTTTGTACAGAGACCTTTCGGTTCAGTAGGCAATGTTCAGGGAAACAAGAATTCTATGAATTTACAAATATCACACAGGTAAACTCTACATGTACTTAAGTCAAATTTCTTGGGACAACAGAACTGTTTGACTAGACGAAATTCAAAGTAGAAGATGTTAATAACACATGTTGTGCATAATCTTGGGAGCACTTTCATCAACGTCAaattttgtctgacaagttgtcacaTCTTTCCCTAAATGTGATGAACTGACAAGTaccgttactatggtaactgtcagctAAAACTGGACATGTCGTAAAAAACGTCAGACATATTCCCTAAGACCACAACAGAAAGCTTTATAAACAAAAGTTTGTGAAACAGACCCCTTTACAATCGATTGACTTTAATacctaaatattgcatattccCTAAGACCACAACAGAaagctttataaaaaaaaagtttgtgaaacAGACCCCTTTACAATTGATTGACTTACCTAGATATTGCATATTCCCTGAGACCGTCATGTAAATTCATAGCAGTAAATGTACCTATACACCCACGTAGACGCTTTTCTTTACCTATTTTCCATGTTACAAATAGTGGACTGAAATAGAAATGAGGAAGACAAAAACAGAGACAAGTTATAAGCACAGAATGGAGCTGTGTCCGAGAGCCAAGACCTCTCAGGACAATATTCTAGAGTTCCGTATTAAAGGCCAATCTAACACTGCTTATATTGCATATTTCGGCGTTTTATGTGCTCTTTCGTCATGCTTTAATAATGAAGAAATCTGTAAATAGTTTTACTCTTTCCAGATTGCTATGAACTATTTGAATGCCAAATGAACTGAAAAATTGCACCTGCACCGTTAGATATTCATgccacaattggctatccatagttgaaccacaactttagaccagaatTTCAATCAACCCAAATTTCAGAGTAGGCCTAAGGGTCTGAGGAGAATACAGTCAAACAAGTCTCGTCAGCCACAGGTATATGTAGTGAAAACTGTTTTATGTGGGCCCCAAAAATGTCTCCCATGTAATGTAGAACTTGTCTATAATGGCCATTGTGAACAGTTGCTACCTTTTCTGTTGCGAGCAAGCGAAGCACATGTGTAAAAAAACACCTTTTTAATGATATTCTAATTTTTGAcagattatacatgtatgaaatatcatatttcactcttcccctttctccttttttccttgCTTGTgaaacttggggggggggggcttgaggAGGGCCATGCCCccacccttcccccccccccatctgcaCATCAGTGCATCATGTGCATATTAATTGTTAGCTTAGATTTTATAATTTCTTActaacattttaagtgtgtgttCCTGAATCAGAGATTTCCAAAGATATGATGACAGTAaaccttgattttatttttaaagactttctcattaaATAATTGATGGCAACAACTACATTGTAGCTTtcaaggagaatgaaacccttggaTCGTGTTGGTTTACAAGTatgaaaaaacattaaaatcaaagatcaatgaaagtttgagaacaatTTGACAGgcaaataagaaatttatgaggaTTGTTTGTCTATCACTTATGCTATGGAAACACAAACATATAACAATACTAGTAAATGGGCAATGTGACTAATGTGACTTTGTCCATGGCATATTTTACAGCATGTCCTATGAAAAAAATCCCTGATCTATCGATGGACTTGATAAAAATAGCAATTTAAGTAAAACATTTAGAAAAGTAATTGGTGGAGTTGTACAACTGagtgcattgccaatgggaggaggACATATCACTAGTAATgtcaacattcaaatgctcatataaatttcttatttgtttaattttctctAACTTTCACTGATATTTttgtctttgatttttttgctatcACACGAGCTAACATGTTCAGAGTTTCATGTTCATTTAGGATGGCACAACTTCACCCAAACATTCAACGGCTTACCAAACATTCTTTTAAAAGGCCATGAAGTGTAATGAGCAGAAATCCAACTTTAATAGCATGACCTTCCCAGATTCCCTTTCACATTAATAAACATGCTGAAATGGATTGAAAGGAAAAGTTATGATTCCTGTTGAAAGACAATTAAAATCACATTCAGATAACAAATATCAGTaaaattttggaaaatcatTTAAGACAGTTTGTCATCTCATATGCAAGTGACtcccatacatgtatacattattttaataaaaatttcataaattccAATTATCTTTATTGGAATgtgaatatacatttttttatggaaGGGGTATGAAGGAAAAGTGTCTCTAGCTACAAACCCACCAGATATAAAAATCACTACagtactttttttaaaattttaacacCACAGACATGCCATATACATGGATGGAGTGAAGAGCTACATCGGGCacggatccggggggggggggggggcttggggggCATATGCCCCCctttttaaaaccttttttattttgctggTCAAATTTGTTCGGGTATTAAATgtccttattttttttggggggggcttgtcaaaattttcctccacaaaatttgccccccccccttttagaaaatcctagatccgcccctggctATATGAACTGTATATGTAGATGCTCAACCAAGACGTCACAAAAGTCAAAACCAAAACTTACAAAATTAAACATCTAGAAGTCTGTAACTGCATTTATATTGGCAAATTCTCATCAAATCTTCACAATTACAATTTTCTCTACTCTAATTTCTGTACTTTTCTGCTTTGGACAGTTGACTATCGACTTATCAAAACCAATTTGTCATTTGGGTGAACCTCTAAATCAGACTAACATCTGATTTTTCTGCCatgaaaattttgcttaattcatcaaattaacttctaacgttagatctattacatttttaatatgatttgaagTCAGCTCGACTTCACCTGGGTGAACCTCCACTTTATAAGTGTAACTTCAAATCAGACTTAAGGCTGTTTTCTGTTTTTCTGCCTTTGAAAGTTtgtttaaatttcatcaaagttctatcattttgaatttgattgaaGTCGGCTCGACTTCATACGGTACTTCCCATTCACCGCGCTGCTTTCGCTTTATTTTGCACAATGTGGTACCGTAGACTATCTTctgtttttccccctttctgTCAGTTAGACTATATCATCTCTATTTGCCTATGTATGACACCACTTCAGCTGACCAGCAACTGTTTTGCTATCGTCACATTCACTGACATTGGTACTGCCCCGACACTCACAAAGGTTTATCGGTGAATTTGGGAGAAGGTGCTGGAGCTTCGTTGTGCAGATGTCTGTTCAAAGTTTCGAAGCAAAAATAGCACATCTCTTCACACACAATACGGGCTAGGCTGGAATTCAGTCCGTTGCTAAGGCCATTTGGTCGAGGTATAACTGCCGAACCGTTCCTTGGAGACGGAATATAATCTCTAGTTGAGCATGACGTTGAAGATCCATGGTGATTTCCTTCATTTTCGGGAGGAGCAGAAACTTTCTGACGCTTTACTCCACAGCAGCCGGTCGCCATTTTCCTAGTAGTCTATTAAGTTATTACGGGAGATTGTTCTAACAAAACGATCCCTAGTTCATTGTGACTCTCGCCTACTATGTATAGAGATAGGTTACCAGTCTGCGGTTCAGCTGACGGGTTAAATTTATCTTGCGAGCTTTGTTTATTGTGAAGAGAATGAGGTCATCGCTAAGTATCGACCTTGCCAAATAGTTTGGACAACAATAACCATGAAGGGCTATattataggggaaggcggggtaagttgtgacactttttgcattatgcatgttagaattgatatgaccaataacattgtagaaataagtaccttgcctttaaatttgattcttgggaaatatttttcactataAATCTTTACCCCACACTGAAATTctttgtgacctttgaaaaatatgatgtcaaatatggctcaacttgccccaacTGTGTGTATGTCGAACCAgcatgtcattttcttttttatttaaagtctttcCACTTGccaattctctataaatactaacatcttctaaaagtaaaagaactgtcatgtgaatttgctcctttatGCCTGCATATATCAACGgcttttaagaatatttttttattatacattaccataagaattggCTGGCTCAAATTACCCAGTCCGAACTtcatgcgatattttcacatccacacatttcttcttcttctgataAATTACATTCCATCGACTGGTGTATTCAAtagcggcggaagccaaaaaatttatgggggtccacctgaaattttgtgatggacacagggaaaaaaatttacaagaaaaaaaatatatatatatatacaggggTACACTTCAGTCAGATAGGGTGGGGTGGAAATATAAGCTGTTTGGGTGAAATATTAACAACATAATGCTCATTTTACCGACAACAAATTTTTAGCGTTAAGTCAGTTCTGGATGTTTCCTCATCATCTTCCCACCCCCATCTATCAGCCTATAGATGCCTTCACCGCGGCCGAAACAATGAGTCTGCACAATGATACGAAACTTGTTGCAATTCAGATCGAGCTAGAGctttcagtacacaaggcaatATTGGCTGCACATTCGGACCCTTAACTCAAGAAACTCAAGTGAAAGGTTTGGGAggcagttgcccccccccccccccccccccgcgggccaaaaattgtgaaaacttCAGTTTTTACTGAAAATCTTcacaacatttaccaaaaacatgcacaaaatctttcaatttcacttgaaaaaaatgcaaaaagcaCCCAAATGGGCCAAATGAAGAGCTCCGTTGCTTCGCTCCCTTGCTTTctagttttgttttttgtaactGGGTTTACACgtcctgtcccccccccccccgtagcggACCGtaacaaagcattggggggcactgcattgtctgtgaacgatgctatgccccccccccccatcttctccgggtcacggtccgccactccccccccccccccatttctgcgTAAACGTGCTTGATTTTCAGTGCCAAACAGAAGCACCCAATAAACTTAATGTAAGTCAACGGGAAAGTAAAAGAGCAACCTCTTGTGTCAGATGATGTACAGTTTTCATAATTAACAGAGAATAACAAGCTGCAGTACGTGGccctagaaaaatgttgatatgaataaacagaaaaaaataaaagtagcataacgctgaaaatttcatcaaaatcacatgtaaaatttgtaaatttcgCTCagtatatttttcacaaaacagtgatatgaaaatgagacagtcgatgatgtccctcactcactttcttgttttttattgtttgaataattcagcattttattttttacagatttgacatctTCACTGAACCATATACAGTATTAGataaatgatataataaaataatagttACAGTGCTTATACActttgtttctaagcgcttaacattgtaattattattacccctgtcATCGATCGGATTGTGACCTGCCCGCACACAGTGTCTGCACTtcctccactccctgaggaGTTCCaagcagtggcggaccgtgacccggaggaggcAAAGCAtcggaggggcactgtattgtttgtgaacaatgctgtgcccctccagtGCTTTGTCTcatccgggtcacggtccgccactggttccaagactcaattcctaggcatactacataggctttcgcatatCCTACCGGGTaacacctgggtgaagagtggcatGTTGTGGAGTGAAATGGTGCATGGGATTCGatcgaacacacaaccctctgattgCAAAGCATGAGTCAGAACAGCtatacaccacgacgcttccataatgctaattccacatgttcacaAAGGTAtttatctttgtttcacttgacaatgagtaGAAAACTAGCATATTtcatatgttttatatatataataattgtaagagcaattacattcatttctTTAGCTATTTCCCCCTTAAAGATATTCATAGCATAAtaattaagaatattccagaatgtctcagtAAAGCTTTGTCAGTCATGCTGAGGCCGCGAAATTTTTGCTATTTCTGGAATGTACAAAGATGAACAATAGAGTCTCTACACAGTAAAGACTCCTAATGGTATAGTGAAAAAGGACAATAGGATTAGCTAtattgtttacattgttaatttcactgaggtcttTCAAGAGTCTTCTAAAATTCTCTTGAAATAGGCAGAATTATCTTTTTATAGACAATACTGGTTCCAGAATAGTGTAAATTTATATATCTAAGCTGGCAGTTTCTACATCATCATATCAATATCAGAACTCAAGAGTTTTacaccagactttatgtcagagcatagCTTATTCCCAACTGGAATACAACATTAATCTTCTATGAaattatttgcacgccatcaatgaactgtttgcagttactttgagagaggaattatCAGTTCTTATCAGATCATCATTCTGTTTTAATGAACGCCTTTCAACCCATGAaatgctgaaattgactgttaatcatcatcaacatcttctTCACAGACATTTCAACTTGTTATAGTATAACTCTTATTACTCATCGtatttcaacatcaatttcatcatcgtCAGCACTGTGGACATTCATTTAAGGAACCTTTGCCAGCCAACTTGGATATacatatcattttgaatatatatttatggAGTAATCAGAActgacacttcaagagatgtaagattttttttagtgtatGATTGATCTATTTCCcgtaataaaaaaggaaatcagATATAAAAGTAAATCTTAATTGTTATATTTGTTGCAGTATGGTAAcacatttaatgaaataaaaaagagatagtaagtggatgacgtcatcggtCTCTTCATTTTTGCATACATTATTATAGtggccccctcttttgaacttgaagaccctttttttttgcttgtcacttttttttctggtacgaaatcctttatttgtggttgaagaccccttttttgtcaatttttttttggcgggcgaatttgcccccccccctcattggaaaatcctgggtacgccaCTGGCGACGACGCATGCCGTTTCGACACAAAAGCATTTcgaacaatattaaaaaaaaatattccttacAATTAGTTCCACGCTCTACTAATAACCCACAAAAGTAGGTGTCTTTTCCATGGCCGGACGGGAAAAATGCCCCGACACtataaaacataacaaaaattgTATTGATTCCGTAAGTGAGAGACATTGCCAATTCGACCATTCAATTATTCTCCAGTGTAGAGAGCTCTTGCATGGACCGAATACAGCTGCCCTTCTTGATTGTTGATTCCATACGGTTCTGCAATTAAATGTTCTCAATTCAAGATGCAGATATCTTATTTGTAAGTATTATAATCATCGTTGTGAGTtgtgatattttcatttaacattttcatttcgAGCTAAATATcctgcatattattattatcaaattggAAATATTATCTTCTCTATCAGGtgtatattctttatatttggtttattcgaatatttatgtcatttatattttctgATGTTATGGTTTATTTATTGCAATTATCGCATCATAAAGTTTgttggaaaaatgaataaataaataaataaatgaaatgaaatgaaataccatAGGCTTTCTTGTAGATGTAGTCAGGTCTAAATGACGATACTTCTTTATATCTATATATGGTATGAATATAGGTCTTAAGCGTTTTGTCGTAATTTCGATCAGATCATTTCCTTAACGATAGTTATTTTTGTATCACAAAACTGTTTCACGTAAAACTTGTCAGGTCAGTAACATATAAgcattttatcataatttcgataaaacatttccttgaatatatatatattcatacatcTATAGTATCAGGAATGTGTTTCAAGTATAAAACTTGTcggaaatatttcattttcgaaTTGCTCTCGAGCATCAACCAACCAGATGCTAGAATTTCAGTGGATTATATCCATGGAAAATCATGACAAATCGTTACACGAAATAAGCATACTCTCCAAGCATAGGAAatcatacaaacaatatacattgtatacaacatcttgaccatgttaatCGTGCATATTTACTGGTTTTGACTTTGTAGAAACAGATAACATTGTAAAGATGCGAAGAACTATGCAACCGATTGATGTtagttaaaatatatatatatatatcaatctGAAGATTATTTAATAAAGGGTAATCTATAAGGGCAAAATTATAGTGAATCAAGTCAGTCATATATACTgctagaaaatttatccttgaaataaaagaagttcctgcagcagagtctcgagaacacttgtaatcttaccagatggCGTagtcttacaggaaattggtatttggtgtatggaacctttcaaatttcctttaataaagcACACtgtcccctttttaaacagacctgttctgttaaattgcagaacaattcctgttttatgaatttacataatgattctcattgctttttgcaaaaatcttccttttttctGCAAAATCAGGtttgtttttacagtgtatattcaCTATACACAAACTTTGAATATCTTAATATCCTTGTATTCTGAATgattctttattattatcattattatttgtactttgtttcaCTAATGTGCTCAGTCTCACACACGAATCCGATTCAAAAGTGACCAATGATATCCATTCGAATTAATTCGATATTTTTGTCCGCTCTTCAGTTTGTTGACGGGTGTGACTGACGCATCTGACATGTCTGATAATTATGAAGACTATGAAcaatttcatattatttctGAATTACCTATTATAGGACAAGTTGCACTCAGGAGAAGTGCCAGAGATGGAAGGTATCGCCCCTTCCCCCATGATTTACCAGTtagtaaaaaaagggggagaagaAATAGACTAAGGAAACgaaataagaaatattataGGATTAAAAACAGATACATAGGTAGCGACTTTCggctgaaaatcaaaatgtatattgtcaaattttatttaggCATAACTACggagcctttaaagtgccatcgacttgacgacttggcgagatactttatcttttAAAACGCTATTTGATATTCCGTATCTCTATATTCTTTAACCAAATGTGTCACTTTCTGTACGGTTGGcaatattccattttttcttcaactaaaaataatatacttacatgtatgtaagaaTATAATACAATTTATTAAATATGCTCTTGTAGTATTTCCAGATATCcccatgaaaattgttttccaaCTGTCACTGCCAAGTTCATTCAGttgaaatattttactcatCTCTTCCCATAATCAGTTCCCTTATGTTTACATTCCTACACACACGCAACCACCCTCACATCCGCGCATAAACACACTCAGCACACATCATTTATGCACAAATCATGCAT contains:
- the LOC121429591 gene encoding AMMECR1-like protein; translated protein: MATGCCGVKRQKVSAPPENEGNHHGSSTSCSTRDYIPSPRNGSAVIPRPNGLSNGLNSSLARIVCEEMCYFCFETLNRHLHNEAPAPSPKFTDKPFPLFVTWKIGKEKRLRGCIGTFTAMNLHDGLREYAISSAFKDTRFQPITRDELSRLHVSVSLLRHFEDAKDWEDWRVGTHGIRIEFYNDKGTKKSATYLPEVPPEQEWTKKQTIDHLLRKGGYTVPVIRDEFRRTIRVTRYQSEKLTQSYADYTAYNNGRRQANGHI